TGCTGCTGCTTCAGCGTATTCTCTTTTCAAGGCCCAAGCCACTTTGCCTTCACCACCGGCATAGACAAAGCCTTTCCCAGCAAGGGCATCCTGGAAGATACTGAGTTCATTTTCCAAGTACCAGTTGTTACGTAAAATCTTATACGTTATGCCAGATTGTTTAATCATGGCTTCTGTGGCAATATGGTCAGGTGCCAGTACAGAATGAGACCCCTCAGCATTTGCTAGGCTGGTGTAAACGAGGTTTACAATACCAGCTGCTTTAGCGGCTTCAATAACATGCTTATGTTGCAATTCACGGCTCACGGCTTGACCGGGTGCACCAGAGACAAACATGAGTGTTTCAATCCCAGAAAAAGCGTTAACAAGACTCTCTTTATCTGAATAATCGCCAATACGTACCGCATAGCCTGCTTCAGCAAAAGGCATGCCTTTTGCTTCTGAACGCACTAATACTGCTATCTCATCATGAGAAACTGTTTTAGAAAGT
The DNA window shown above is from Lactococcus paracarnosus and carries:
- a CDS encoding SDR family oxidoreductase, with the protein product MTYLITGVTGGLGNGVLKALSKTVSHDEIAVLVRSEAKGMPFAEAGYAVRIGDYSDKESLVNAFSGIETLMFVSGAPGQAVSRELQHKHVIEAAKAAGIVNLVYTSLANAEGSHSVLAPDHIATEAMIKQSGITYKILRNNWYLENELSIFQDALAGKGFVYAGGEGKVAWALKREYAEAAAQALVQSFDDNYIYELSGPRLSYADLHQALETATGKTIDAVSMTISDYKAALVSAGLPSEVVGIVTAIQSDISAGELDVTSTDFETLLGHALTPVTEAISELLA